The Rhineura floridana isolate rRhiFlo1 chromosome 14, rRhiFlo1.hap2, whole genome shotgun sequence genomic sequence GCACAGTGCTGACCAAAACAGAGGCAGTGGCAACTGACACCAGCCTCATCCATGCTAATCACCACAATTTGATCTTTGCTTTCTAAGATTCCTGACCATCCTCTACTGATAGAGAGGGGGAAAGGGACTAACATATGGGTCATTCAGCCAGAGATCTGGGTGAAACCTCTTTTGTTCCACAAAATGTCTCTCTGAACCTCAACAAAATCTGCGTAGAAGCCAGCAATGTTCATCCCATAGGCCAATATCCACCAAGAACTGACCTCTATATTCCAGAAGTCTACCACTGTCCCCAATCCAGTTTGTGCCACTACACTGAGAATTAGCTAAGTGGGGTACCTTTGGTTCCAATGTCCAGCCACTGGGCCCCACAACTGTGCCTTACTCAATCAAGGGGCACTGTATACTGGAACCAGTCTGAAGCCCTATCCTCTTCAGTATTACTGCACTGGTCTACAGAACAGTCAGGTTTCATCTCCCAAAAAACCCTCTCCTCTGCATTTCCAAAAGAACTTGTGTTTCAAAAAGGAACAGTACAACAATCAGACAGCTAGGAAACACTGGCCCATTATCAGGAATCAACACAGCCACTTAAAAATGGCTAGAGTACCATACGTAAACTCATGGTTGGCAGAGATCATCTTTACTGCCTAAAGCTCAGCATCAGACACTGACAAAAAACAACCACCAGGAATCAAATTTCATTAAGTAGCTTACATTCATATATATGCAATTTGTCCAAGATTCAGAAAGCTAGGAAACTAAGCAAGCATCAACTAGAACTAATGCACTTCTCCTTTCTTTCCCCTTGCAAATTGGCTCTACCGAGAACAGGCAGACACTTTCTAGGAactagaacagtggttcttaaccttttccacttgccagcaccccttggatttccaaaatatgctctcgcatcccctgaaaaaatacagtttatttaattttaagtttgttttattttaatgtgtgttttagcctaactagCTAAGATAAACAACAATTTtccaaaatctcttgaacaacacCTTGCAGCCCAAGAAAAAGTCTCTCCCACCCCTGGGGgtgcgtgcaccccaggttaaggaCCACTGAACTAGAAGATCAGGGAGTGCTCGCTGCCTTGGCTGTGGCTGTCCCCATCTCAACCACCCAGATACACCCGCTCCCATTTACCTGTGAGTACCAGAGTACTGGGTCCACCTCGGCCTGCCTGCCACAGTCCAAACCTGCCTTCGGCTCTGCTGTCTCCTTGCCCAGAAGGCTTTCACTTAACTTccccttgagaccttctgcagttTGGCCTTGGAGCTTTGAGGAATTCTCCAACTTGGGAATTATAACTGACTTGGCCACATCACTCCCCTGATCCTTAGCCTTGCTCAGTCCAGATTTGACCAGGTCAGTCAGGCTGGGCGCTTTGGTCAGAGTGGGAGGGAGAGATGGCTTCTGCTTCCATTCCTCCTTGAGCGCCACCTCTCTCTCCTTCAGCCCCAGCTCTATTTTCTTGTCCATCacacgctgctgctgctgctccaagCTCTGACGCTGCTTTTGCTGGTCTTCGTACTGCTGCCGGTACGTGGGGTTAGTGCTGAGGAGATGAGCATGATAGCCTTGCTCACTGTAGCCATAAGGAGGCACATAGGCATACTGGTTATAGTATAGAGACTGCATGTACATATTGGACCTCTGCTGGATGACAGAGGGCTGCTGGCTGGAAGGACCCAAGTCTGCCTTCTTCTCCTCACAAGCTTCATTCTTCACCTTCACTTCTGGGCTTGGTGGCTCCTCATCTTTCTTTAGTTTCAGCGCCTGACTATCTAGGGTGGTTTGGCTGTTGGAATTAATGGGGCCAGGACTTGACTGTGCGTAGCCTGGAGAATAATACGCCTCAAAACCTTGATAATAGGGAGAGTCCTTGTTTTGAGGTTGGGAGGGAAAGAGGGCTTTTTTTGCCCCTTCCTTGGTAAGCTGCTCTGGGTCCTTCGTCTTCACACTGTCCAGCTTGCCTTCACCATCCTCCCCTGCATCAGAAATATCAGAATAGGCTGGGCTATTTGTTTTCACAGAGCTAGCTTCAGCACCATTTTGAGTAACAACGTGAAGTGGGGTCATGGGTTGTGCAGGCGCTGCACTATCAAGACGGCTGGCGCCCCCAATGGAGGGGCTTGGGGCATTATCAGTGAAGCTGTAGATCTTATCTGCCTCAGCCTTGATGCTGGCAAGGCGGCTCTGATGGGGGTCAGATGAGCCGTTCAAAAGGCTCTCGCCTTTTGCTCCAAGGTCACTGGGCTCTCCTCGGAAGGGGCTCTTGCCTTCCTCAGCTCGACATACTTTCCCAGGAGTCAAGGGGCTCTCTGTTTCCTTGGACTCTTTCTTCTTCTTGTCCTTCTTCTTCTTGTCCTTGACAGGAGTAAGTGCAGGGCTGACAGTGAAAGGCTCTCCCATTACAGTGGGCTTGGGTTGGATGGGTTTCAGCTGGGCGCTGTTGGCCACGGCCTGAACAACAGTGGTGGTGAGGCCAGTGGAGGAGCCAGGGCTGGTAGCAGTGAAGGTGGCTGTCTGGAAGGTGTAGATTTGTGGTGGGATGGCTGGGGCTATGGGTCGGGCAGACTTGATGCTCTTTGATGATATCTTCTCGGGCTTGACGCTGACAGGTTTTTTAGCTTTTTCCTTGTCACTGCTTCTCTTCTCTATTGACTCAAAGCCATCGTTGCTTGTCTCATCAGCTACCAAAGGGCCATCCTCGGAGCCATCATTGGACAGGGCACCAGAGTCAGGGTCTCCTTCGCCACCCAGTTTCTTTTTGCAAGCAGCTTTGGGGTTGAACTTGCTTGATGGTGAAGGGCTGTGTGGTTCTATCAGCCGCCCTTTCGGGGTAGTTGATCGGGCTGGGGACAGAGAGCCCTTCTGGCTACCAGAGGCACCATTGCAGCTGCCCAGATCAGCTGGAAGAGATGACTCCTCCCCATACTCACtatccccatcagcctcaggtttGCTATCATCATCTGTGTGTGCGTGAGCCTGGTGATACTTGAGTCCATTGATGTGCTTATATTTTTTGCTACAGTTGGGGTGGGGACAATCAATGagaatgggggaggggcagtTTCTGTCCAGAATGGCAGGTTCCACCTTAATTGTTgttgtggctgctgctgcagcagctgctaCCGCTGCCACCAGAGGTGTGGCAGCTGAGCCCATGGAGTTTGTGCGGACACGCTTGCTTCCCTTGGAGTCCTCAGAACTGGAATTCACCTCCATGTCAGAAAGGGGCTTGCTTTTCCGCTTGGTCACTGACGAAAGGCTGGCCTTGACATCCTCAGATGTGCCAGTGGGTGGGAGGCGGTGCTCTGAGGAGTTCTGGCTGCCTCTGCGTCCCTTGCTATTGGCCCCTGCCCGAgtcttgctgctgttgctggttCCTTTACTATCAGAGGCTGCTGTGCTCTCGTTCATGGGGGGGTTACTGTTGGGCCTCATGCGCTTTCCCCTCCCTCGACCATTACGCATCTCCAAGTCACTGGTGGGAGAATCACAGAACCTAGGAGATAACAGAACAGAGCTTAGAAACAGAGTTAGCCTTCAAGTCATCCCCTCCCTCTCGCCTAGAGTTTTCCTCCAACACTACCACAAAGTGGATGAGAAAATACTAGAGCCTCTGGCACAACTCTCCTGCACATCAGCAAGGCTCCTATATACACCTTCTTGGCTGGGCCTGCTTGGAGCAGGCAAACAGAAGGAGTAACTGCACAGATTtctaaatcggggggggggattcaTGGTCCTTGGGGTTCTTTTTAGCACCCTGTGGGACCTAGTTAGAATCTTGAGACTTCCAGCTTTTAACATGTGTCTATTTTAAGCCTTTAAACTTGGAAAGGAATGTTCCCCAACGGCTAAACAAGATGCGCACTCAAGCCAAATGAACAGCTGACCATCTCCAATTCCTAAGAAGTAGATCAATAGAGTGCAACAGTTAAACTCTTTCAAAGAAGATGAGATGCAGTAGGTGAACTCAGTATCTATAGGGAGAGGCTGTGTCAATGGCAACCCGCATGGCAATTGGAAAGTTGCCTACAAAGTGAAAGTGCCTGCTTCAAGAAAAGACTGCCAAAATGTCAGACTGAACCAACTTTGATGCAGATAATCTTTCAGGTTATTCGAAATGTTATTCTGGATAATTTTAAATTGCTGGTAGATATAATGATCATAGCAGTAAAAATCATATGAGCCAGAAGGTGGAAAATGGCACAACCTCCTGATGAAAATGAATGGCTGAATAAATGTTTAGAACTTGCTGTAATGGACAAGTTAATGCTTTTTGTGCATAGGAGGAAACTCAGAATTCATGGAAAGCTGGACAAGGTTTATCTGATACTGGAATGGCAGATACAGAAATTCCTGGTTTGAGATGTTTCTGTTATTTACAGTTAACACCATATTTCTAGTATATTAGGATACTGTATCAGAAAATGGAAAATGATTAGCTCCAGATTTAAATCAGATTCATCCTTCCTGACTAGGACACAGGAAGGCATCTGCTTTACTTTTTAATACTAGCCTGCTGGAGATGAGCTGGAATGAGACATGGCCTATACAGAGGGAGCTGGTCTATTAGGCCaatgtttttcaaccttgggtccatGATGTTGGACCACGCcttccatcaaccctagccagcttagtcaatggccaaggatgatgggacttgtagtccaacaacatctggggactgaaGTGTATTAAGGCAAGTGGATCACTGTCCCATTaacttcagtctgtcctcagccagcccccacctgcttgccttctctcTTACAACCAGCTCAGGTTGTGGcattgcctgccagcttcctcctcctctgcctcagtGCTGCctgtgtagaactcagcagggaggaggatggggacaaaaacatatttagtagaacctgtcattggttctggttcTACctgctgtttgggctccctgcctctgCCCTACcagctccagtgggcaccagacaCCACTGGGCCTATGTATTCCCTTCGCCTTATATATGACAATCTCTCAGTGCTGCTCAAAATCCAAGTATCTGTCCTCTAGCAGAATCCCACATGGCAGGCAGCTAATGAACAAGAGGAGAAAGCCACCAAGCACACTACAGGATAGCCTCTTTCTCATATGCATTACCTGGGTGGTGCCCAATCATGTTGTGTGCAGTCCAGTAATGTCCCCACATAAGTCTTATTCCTCCAAGTGACATTCACCACCAGCATGCCTGTGGGAGCAAAAGGGAGGATTGTGAACACTGAGATCTCATGCAAATATTGCCCCATCCTTAGCCTACAATTCTCAGCCACAATGCATAAACATCCTGCCTCAAGGTCAGAAAACATGTGGGTGTAGACACTTTAGTACAGCTACCAAAGCCTCAGGTAGTACTTGCTTGGGGCTTTGTATTCACATGGTTCTTTGGCCATCAAGACAGCTGAAGACTCACACCCTACTGGTTACATAGCTAAGCCATTCATTAATGTCCTCAATGTCAGGATTGTCATATTGTTGCaacatgtaaaaaaaaatcaatgacgAATAGCCATAGATGGTACTTCATTTAATGCACTGGCCATACTTTTAATTATGCGCAAATCAGTATTATTAGGAAACATAGGTGTTCTTGTGGGGTGGGATTCATAACTGTAGCCAACACTTGCCTCTGGGTACTTGTTTAGATCTAATATGAGAGGTACCGTCACCTTTCCAAAACATGCATGTACCTAATTTTTTCTTTGTCAAACAGTCAGGCTGGCCTAAGGCTAGTGCCACAAGTAGCTCTATTACTGAACAATTCAAGAATTTATAAATGTGTCCACTAACCTCTTTTGATTTCGCCAAAACAGAGAAGTGATCAAGCATTTACAGAAGGATCAAGCCCAGCGATGGGGAAACACCTTCATCTGGAGGGCTGAATCACAAATGACAAGCCCTTCATGGGCCGCATCCAACCAATGGATGGGGTCACACATCCGACATCATAATGTCAGGTGGATCCAATCCAGCCGGAAAGCAGTTGGGGCTTGCACAAAGCACAAAATTAAACACTGCCAAATACAAGTCCTGCTGCAAATGAACCATCAGGAGCATATCTGTCTGCTGTGACTTTTAATtatcccacacctgatgtcacaggaTGTCAGATGAGGAACAAAAATGGCCTCCATGGGCCAAATGGAACAGTCTGCCAGGTCACATTTGGCCCACATATCAGACATTCCCCACAGCTGCTCAAATCCTGGTTTACATACTTGTCCATCACAAAATAATTACGCTAAATAATCTCATGTCATAAGCAGAGTGAACTAAAGTGGGCATTTCCTCCCCATAATTATGTAGTCTGACCACTACATCATTAACTTACATATACCAGTCCAGGCCCACTAAAAAGGGTACTGTTATCTGAGGAAGATAACACTCAGCACATAACAATTTCAGGAAGAAATGCTGCAAAGTGCGACTATAGACGAACAGACAGActaagaattggggggggggagggcactgCTTAAAATTAAATATAACTATTAAAGCAGCCCAGAATGACAGTGTCTGGAGTACTTGCATCAATCCTGACCCATAATTACCAGCAACTATAAACCCAAAAATGGTCTAGGAAGTTAAACTGGCCTTTCCCTTGAGCCAAATCCTAATCTGAACTATAACGTTCTCCTGCCTCTTGAAGTCAGAAAAGGGACTGTCTGTCAGTCTTTTAAAGCCTGAAAGaggaagcattttttaaaaagtacaataaaGGAAAGACATATCAAACTAATACCTTGAAAGGCCTAGCTTAGTATCTAAAATGAGAATAGGAAGAGTTAGGAAGCCCATGAACAGCACAGCATTAGTTAGGAACATAACACAAAATGTAAGTAAACTAAACTGAAAATACACTCAACAGTTTAATCTGTCCTTTAACCACATGCACACAGAGGAAAAGGCATACAGAGTTCTGTATGCCTTCCATTTTTGCGCATCTCTTATTCTACCTCATAGTGTCATGCCTTACCAATAATGCAGAACAATAGGTTTTGCTAAATAATAACTAGTATGGCTTCTGTAAGACTAAGTCCTGTTTTACTAACCTTTTAGAGatctctgagagtgtcaacaagcatacagatagaggtatTCCAGTCAACactgtgtacttggactttcaaaaagcattcgaTGAAGTAGCTTGCCAAAGACTCCTCAGTAAGTTTAGTAGTCATCGGATAAAAGGACAATCCCCTTATGAGTCagtaatggaaaatggactgccttcaagttgatcccaacttacggcgatatcatgataagtggtattcagaaggggtttaccattgcctccctctgaggctagtcctccccagctggctagggcctgctcagtttgccagagctgcacaagccagccccttccttatccgcaactgccagctggggggcaactgggctccttgggactatgcagtttgccaacgGCTGCACAGGAAGCAGGGCACATAACCTGACTCGTAAGAGAAATGGGAGAGTTGGAGTTCACATCCTATACCTGAAGGCAAATACAGATCTCGTTTCAAGCTTGGAACAGATTCGTCTCCCCATGAACAGAATTGGGCTCCCTGTCTGCTCAGAAAGCTCTCAGCATCTTGGCTCATCTGCTGCCAACACCACTTCCCATTTCCCCCAACATCCTTCCTGATGTTCCAGAGTCTATCCTCCTGCAGGTGTCACCATCATCCAGCAGGCACCAGCTCTTCAATGCAAGGCTGCTTTGAAAGACTTTATGCTCAGGCTTCACACACGGCTTTCCAGCAGAGCCTTACAAGTTAATTGCGTGGCAAGATGCCAGCAGCTGCTTCCATCTCTGAGCTGGCAGGTCAGATTAGGAAGGACGTTCTGGCAGCTTGCCTGCTGCCATGATCACAGGAGAAAGATGAAGAGCTCTGTAAAGCAGAGACCTCAGTGGTGGTTGAactgccccctccctttgcctGCTGCTCTGGCAACCAAACAAAGCACAAGACTAATTGTAACTCCTGCCCGACACACCGTGTCCTAGATTTAACCTACCTCAatcaatcacacacacaaaaattcccTCCCAGCAAATACACTCAGAATTATTTTGTGAAATGCAAGATGATTTGTGAGGCAGCCTCTGCCTCTGAAGAACCACCCTtgctggggaagggaggagaaaggccGTGCTCAGCCAGCACTAGCAATCCAGAGCCAACTATGATTAAGGCATTCAAAAATACTATAGTACAGGAGGAGAGACCTTATTAAAGCATTACAAACCTACCAGGTTCTGGCAGTAACCTTGCTTTTATGCTACTCCTAAGCACTTCCCTAGTGCTTCCTAAAAGCAAGTCAGGAAAATAATCCCCATTTTTATAGGGCTAGAGAGgggcggtggcggcggcagcagcagctcatCTAAAAATCACAAGCCCAGTCGCTGAGATGGGATTCATCGATCAGAGACCCTTTTACTGCAGGAAAACTCAGATGCAGAGAGAAGGCAACTGTTAAGATGCAGAGATGGTTTTCAGATCAAGGGTCTTTTGAGGCTATTGTTTTTGTACATAATAGATATGCAGCTGTAACTCAGCTGCTGTGGGGGTATCCAGACAGGATTCCCCGAGGAAGCAtttctgttgtgaggataatgtaTTTCCCTGGGACACATATGGAGAAAAACACACTTCTCCCTAGCCCCATTTGTGACTGCTGCATGGAATGTGACTGCACAAGTGTCATAGGCTCTGAACGCTCACGTGGATAAATGATACACATTCCCCTCCCAGGTGCCTTTTTACCAACGTTTTGAAAGTTACTGaatttttcattcatttatttaaaggcagaatgtccacacacacacacacacacacacacacacacacacacacacacacacacacacacatttcctttGGTTCTTTTAAGCCTATCATTTCATCCTTCCCCTTTTTCCTCATGGTTTACAATCTACTGGATTGTAAACCTGCAGGATTATTTTGTCAAGTATCTAGTTATAGCTATAAATATATACTACCTGCACATCtcctctcattttttaaaattagcccCAAGTCTCCTCCAATTGAGAAACAATTTTCCTCCTCTCCAAATATTTCACTTTCAAGCAAACTATCCTTTTCTATTTCCCACAGTTTATCATCCCACTAGCCCCTATGGGcaggcgggtgtgtgtgtgtgtgttcatgtgttCATTTACATACAGCAACTCAGTTTGCTAAATTTGAATTTTCTTGTGGAATTCAGAGATGCAAAATGCAAATGGTTTCATATGTAGCAAAGCACCATAATGGCATCAACTTTTTCCTCCACCCAGAGACTGCCTCAGCTGCCCGttatctttaaatatatatatatatatatatatacacctttcaaaataaaaaaggaatttcAAAACCTCAAGATAAAAGGAAAGGAGCAAGATTCAGGGAAATATGCTCCTGACGTTTCCTTTGTGCAGCAGCTGCTGTTGCCATGCAGTGATCCTTGTTGCTATGAAGATCTCTATGTCAGACAATAGCTTTTTAGCTCCAAGCACTATTGCTATTGGCTGAGATATTTCCCAGGTGAGTAGCGATGGTGCTTGAATCATCAGTTTTAGGGGGTGACTGAAAGTGGACATCCCCTACAAGGAGCAGGTCCAGGGAGACTGAAGGCTCTCTTCAGTTATCAGGCTTCCCTCCAGGTGGCATTAATCACAGCAAGAGGAAATTTAAACCTGGTAAGGCAGCAAGTGGTGTACTGCATTCCAGTATAATTAGTACCCTTAATGATCCCAGCAGATCAAAATCACGCCTAACAGAATTAGGGAAACTGCTAAGACAGCTGTCTTAAATGCCTTAAAATGTCCGTAAAACTACTTAACACAACATATTCCTGTGAAAGGCAGGCAGAAGGAACAAGCTGCAGCTAGAAGGTTGCTGCCGTGCTAAGCAGAAAAAGCAGATGGCCAGGAAACAGCTGCCCATGGAGCAgacagcaggcaggcagaagtGCTACAACTTTCACACAAATTGACAGCCTCAAAAGCAGAGAGCAGCCCAACCATGCAAACAATTCCATACACAAAAAATGTAGTGGTTCAACTAGCCACAAAAATAGAGACATTAGTCATTTGTGACACAGAGGCCTGTCAGGAGATAATATACCAGTTCCTTTTCAGCTTCCCTGCCAAGCCACCTGAAAGAGATTTTTACTTATCACAGACAACCAAGTGAATGAACAAACCTGAAACTAGCTAAgggagcctttttaaaaaatatgttctcATAGACTAGACTTGCTAGTTAATGGTTACTGAGGGTAGCAGATTGGGTAACCTCCACTTTGCCACCTGCCTGCACTGGTCAATCCTGCTGCAATCCTATGGAGAGATTTTATCTGTCCTCATGAAATAGTAAGATGGCCACTCCTTGCCTTGTTACTATACCTTGATGTTTGATGTTGACTGACTACTACCAACTGCCATACTAAGTGGCAGCATCAATCAAGGACACTAGGCAGCAACAGCACTGTACAAACTAAAAAGAGAATTGGGATTCATGAGAGTCTTACATGTTAAGAAACAAAAGACTGATGGGGCTGGTTTttattcttctttaaaaaaatccaatccATTTTCATAACAACTGGGGCTGAGGGAAATAAATTCTGCCATTCATAATACAGATTTCTTGGCTCAGCATCTAACACTATGTAAGAGAAATGTCCTTAAATGTCCTCAACCAGTAAACGGTAACTTGAAATCCATTGTTAAGGGAGAGTGGCAGCTGCCTTTTGCTATGTACATCAACCAAACCCTACACACTTAAGTCAGTCAATGGTGCAATAGTTCCAAACTGATCCAAAGGATGCACAGTCTTTGATGTGAGAAAGTCATCACTTCTGACAGCAGCCAGGAGTAGCCTGGCAGGCAAGATCTCTGCACACATTCACTGAATGAGTACAGGCTAAAAATAGCTAAGCTGCAGGAATCACATACCTCCTACCCAAGACCTGAAATCATAGCtgttcaaaagaaaaagaaaagagactaACATTAAAGGGCAGGCTGAAAGAACCATTAAAACCCAGGAGCAAGAGGGATGGCAGCCAGCAGCATAGGACAGCTATCACACCCCATCTGCCTCCTaaagtagctttctctgaaacacATGTAGGAGGAGGATTGGACATCAGCACATCATGAGATGCAAACTGCATAATTACTTCTGTCACCACCACAGAACCCAGTGAAATAACAGGCATGCTCCACAGCATTCTGACATTCCAGAGGGCCAGGGCCCCAAGGCATGCCTTGATTTATGTCTGGTAAATATGAAAGGAAGGAAGACTTTCCACTTCTCCCTTTATCAGCACATAAAATTTCCCAACTATTTCAGGGATTAGGGTAGGATGAGAAAATTTGGGCTTATTAGGAGGATGCAATAACTGAATCCCGATGGACCAGGAAGCAGATCAATTTGTTAGTGGGCTGTGCCCTCTCTCTTGGTCAGTAAGTTGGAACCCAGTCTTTGGAAACTGCCGCTACTCAA encodes the following:
- the ZNF609 gene encoding zinc finger protein 609 isoform X1, translated to MSLSSGASGGKGVDANPVETYDSGDEWDIGVGNLIIDLDADLEKDQQKLEMSGSKEVGLPAPNAVATLPENIKFVTPVPGPQSKESKSKSKRNKSSKDSGKAAPGSSLFTPSEGTSGKKEVQGRPGDGVNSSGLVAAIAPKGSEKSAKASRSVANSKKEKEVGSSKSKKERSEGVGAPAEKEPSVLQPLALAVRVGQYDGGQGSEPVAAAEQLGSIAIDTGSALNPLGVKTELEDGDNECRQLKKVKSEKMESPVSTPAVLPLHLLVPVVNSDISSPCEQIMVRTRSVGVNTCDVALATEPECLGPCEPGTSVNLEGIVWQETEDGMLVVNVTWRNKTYVGTLLDCTQHDWAPPRFCDSPTSDLEMRNGRGRGKRMRPNSNPPMNESTAASDSKGTSNSSKTRAGANSKGRRGSQNSSEHRLPPTGTSEDVKASLSSVTKRKSKPLSDMEVNSSSEDSKGSKRVRTNSMGSAATPLVAAVAAAAAAATTTIKVEPAILDRNCPSPILIDCPHPNCSKKYKHINGLKYHQAHAHTDDDSKPEADGDSEYGEESSLPADLGSCNGASGSQKGSLSPARSTTPKGRLIEPHSPSPSSKFNPKAACKKKLGGEGDPDSGALSNDGSEDGPLVADETSNDGFESIEKRSSDKEKAKKPVSVKPEKISSKSIKSARPIAPAIPPQIYTFQTATFTATSPGSSTGLTTTVVQAVANSAQLKPIQPKPTVMGEPFTVSPALTPVKDKKKKDKKKKESKETESPLTPGKVCRAEEGKSPFRGEPSDLGAKGESLLNGSSDPHQSRLASIKAEADKIYSFTDNAPSPSIGGASRLDSAAPAQPMTPLHVVTQNGAEASSVKTNSPAYSDISDAGEDGEGKLDSVKTKDPEQLTKEGAKKALFPSQPQNKDSPYYQGFEAYYSPGYAQSSPGPINSNSQTTLDSQALKLKKDEEPPSPEVKVKNEACEEKKADLGPSSQQPSVIQQRSNMYMQSLYYNQYAYVPPYGYSEQGYHAHLLSTNPTYRQQYEDQQKQRQSLEQQQQRVMDKKIELGLKEREVALKEEWKQKPSLPPTLTKAPSLTDLVKSGLSKAKDQGSDVAKSVIIPKLENSSKLQGQTAEGLKGKLSESLLGKETAEPKAGLDCGRQAEVDPVLWYSQEAEPRMWTYVYPAKYSDIKTEDERWKEERDRKLKEERSRSKEPLAKEDGKESTSSDCKVPSSEESRLVGKEARPSAHVPVSSPLSQHQSYIPYMHGYSYSQAYDPNHPSYRGMPTVMMQNYPGSYLPSSYSFSPYGSKSSGSEESEKSRASPSIGCKSSSESKALDILQQHASHYKSKSPTIGEKASQERCGVGGSSAGCSSVGGASGAERSVDRPRSSPSQRLMSTHHHHHHLGYSLLPAQYNLPYATGLSSTAIVASQQGSAPSLYPPPRR
- the ZNF609 gene encoding zinc finger protein 609 isoform X2; this encodes MSLSSGASGGKGVDANPVETYDSGDEWDIGVGNLIIDLDADLEKDQQKLEMSGSKEVGLPAPNAVATLPENIKFVTPVPGPQSKESKSKSKRNKSSKDSGKAAPGSSLFTPSEGTSGKKEVQGRPGDGVNSSGLVAAIAPKGSEKSAKASRSVANSKKEKEVGSSKSKKERSEGVGAPAEKEPSVLQPLALAVRVGQYDGGQGSEPVAAAEQLGSIAIDTGSALNPLGVKTELEDGDNECRQLKKVKSEKMESPVSTPAVLPLHLLVPVVNSDISSPCEQIMVRTRSVGVNTCDVALATEPECLGPCEPGTSVNLEGIVWQETEDGMLVVNVTWRNKTYVGTLLDCTQHDWAPPRFCDSPTSDLEMRNGRGRGKRMRPNSNPPMNESTAASDSKGTSNSSKTRAGANSKGRRGSQNSSEHRLPPTGTSEDVKASLSSVTKRKSKPLSDMEVNSSSEDSKGSKRVRTNSMGSAATPLVAAVAAAAAAATTTIKVEPAILDRNCPSPILIDCPHPNCSKKYKHINGLKYHQAHAHTDDDSKPEADGDSEYGEESSLPADLGSCNGASGSQKGSLSPARSTTPKGRLIEPHSPSPSSKFNPKAACKKKLGGEGDPDSGALSNDGSEDGPLVADETSNDGFESIEKRSSDKEKAKKPVSVKPEKISSKSIKSARPIAPAIPPQIYTFQTATFTATSPGSSTGLTTTVVQAVANSAQLKPIQPKPTVMGEPFTVSPALTPVKDKKKKDKKKKESKETESPLTPGKVCRAEEGKSPFRGEPSDLGAKGESLLNGSSDPHQSRLASIKAEADKIYSFTDNAPSPSIGGASRLDSAAPAQPMTPLHVVTQNGAEASSVKTNSPAYSDISDAGEDGEGKLDSVKTKDPEQLTKEGAKKALFPSQPQNKDSPYYQGFEAYYSPGYAQSSPGPINSNSQTTLDSQALKLKKDEEPPSPEVKVKNEACEEKKADLGPSSQQPSVIQQRSNMYMQSLYYNQYAYVPPYGYSEQGYHAHLLSTNPTYRQQYEDQQKQRQSLEQQQQRVMDKKIELGLKEREVALKEEWKQKPSLPPTLTKAPSLTDLVKSGLSKAKDQGSDVAKSVIIPKLENSSKLQGQTAEGLKGKLSESLLGKETAEPKAGLDCGRQAEVDPVLWYSQEAEPRMWTYVYPAKYSDIKTEDERWKEERDRKLKEERSRSKEPLAKEDGKESTSSDCKVPSSEESRLVGKEARPSAHVPVSSPLSQHQSYIPYMHGYSYSQAYDPNHPSYRGMPTVMMQNYPGSYLPSSYSFSPYGSKSSGSEESEKSRASPSIGCKSSSESKALDILQQHASHYKSKSPTRLMSTHHHHHHLGYSLLPAQYNLPYATGLSSTAIVASQQGSAPSLYPPPRR
- the ZNF609 gene encoding zinc finger protein 609 isoform X3, with the translated sequence MESPVSTPAVLPLHLLVPVVNSDISSPCEQIMVRTRSVGVNTCDVALATEPECLGPCEPGTSVNLEGIVWQETEDGMLVVNVTWRNKTYVGTLLDCTQHDWAPPRFCDSPTSDLEMRNGRGRGKRMRPNSNPPMNESTAASDSKGTSNSSKTRAGANSKGRRGSQNSSEHRLPPTGTSEDVKASLSSVTKRKSKPLSDMEVNSSSEDSKGSKRVRTNSMGSAATPLVAAVAAAAAAATTTIKVEPAILDRNCPSPILIDCPHPNCSKKYKHINGLKYHQAHAHTDDDSKPEADGDSEYGEESSLPADLGSCNGASGSQKGSLSPARSTTPKGRLIEPHSPSPSSKFNPKAACKKKLGGEGDPDSGALSNDGSEDGPLVADETSNDGFESIEKRSSDKEKAKKPVSVKPEKISSKSIKSARPIAPAIPPQIYTFQTATFTATSPGSSTGLTTTVVQAVANSAQLKPIQPKPTVMGEPFTVSPALTPVKDKKKKDKKKKESKETESPLTPGKVCRAEEGKSPFRGEPSDLGAKGESLLNGSSDPHQSRLASIKAEADKIYSFTDNAPSPSIGGASRLDSAAPAQPMTPLHVVTQNGAEASSVKTNSPAYSDISDAGEDGEGKLDSVKTKDPEQLTKEGAKKALFPSQPQNKDSPYYQGFEAYYSPGYAQSSPGPINSNSQTTLDSQALKLKKDEEPPSPEVKVKNEACEEKKADLGPSSQQPSVIQQRSNMYMQSLYYNQYAYVPPYGYSEQGYHAHLLSTNPTYRQQYEDQQKQRQSLEQQQQRVMDKKIELGLKEREVALKEEWKQKPSLPPTLTKAPSLTDLVKSGLSKAKDQGSDVAKSVIIPKLENSSKLQGQTAEGLKGKLSESLLGKETAEPKAGLDCGRQAEVDPVLWYSQEAEPRMWTYVYPAKYSDIKTEDERWKEERDRKLKEERSRSKEPLAKEDGKESTSSDCKVPSSEESRLVGKEARPSAHVPVSSPLSQHQSYIPYMHGYSYSQAYDPNHPSYRGMPTVMMQNYPGSYLPSSYSFSPYGSKSSGSEESEKSRASPSIGCKSSSESKALDILQQHASHYKSKSPTIGEKASQERCGVGGSSAGCSSVGGASGAERSVDRPRSSPSQRLMSTHHHHHHLGYSLLPAQYNLPYATGLSSTAIVASQQGSAPSLYPPPRR